The DNA segment CCGCAACGCCTGTCTCCCAGCGGTTCCGGTCACCCGACGGCACGTACCTCGCGGTCATCCCCGCCGTCGAGCCCGTGTCCGCGGAGGGCGAGAAGCTCGTCAAGGCGCTGCGCGCCACGCCGTCGCCGCTCGGCGAGGTCATCGTCGGCGGGCAGTCGGCGCAGCTCGTCGACAGCAAGAACTCGATCGGCGACAAGATCCCGCTCGCCGCGCTCATCATCGCGCTGGCGACGATCGTCGTGCTGTTCCTGTCGTTCGGGTCGCTGCTCGTCCCGGCCAAGGCCGTGGTGCTGAACCTGCTGTCGCTGACGGCGACGTTCGGCGCGATGGTCTGGATCTTCCAGGACGGCAACCTGTCGGGGCTGCTCGACTTCACCGCGACAGGGTCGCTGACGGCGTCGATGCCGATCCTCATGTTCTGCATCGCGTTCGGGCTGTCCATGGACTACGAGGTCTTCCTGCTCTCGCGCATCAAGGAGGAGCACGACCGCGGGCTGCCCAACGACCAGGCGGTGGCCATCGGGTTGGAGAGGACCGGCCGCATCGTCACGGCAGCGGCGCTGCTCATCGCACTGGTGTTCGCGTCGTTCGCGCTGACGGCGGGGATCTCGTTCATGATCATGTTCGGCATCGGCCTGACCATGGCCGTCGTCATGGACGCGACGCTGATCCGCGCGGCGCTGGTGCCGGCGTTCATGAAGCTGGCCGGCGAGGCCAACTGGTGGGCGCCGAAGCCACTCAAGCGGCTCTACGATCGCTACGGCATCAGCGAGACCGAGGACCCGCCCCACGACGCCGCTCGCTCCGCTCACGCCGCCGTGGGGACCCCGGTATGACGCGGACCCGCGCTCCGCGTGGCCAAGGCGCGCGCCTCCACGGGGAGATCCTGGCCGCGGCCGGTCGCCTCCTCGCCGAGCGCGGCGACGAGAACGCCGTCTCCATCCGCATGATCGCCGACGCCGTCGGCGTCACGCCGCCGTCGATCTACCTGCACTTCCCCGACAAGGACGCGTTGATCGACGCGGTCTGCGAGGAGCGGTTCAGGGAGTTCGACGAGGCGCTGGAGAGCGCCTCCGCGGGTGTCTCCGACCCGTTGGAGGCGCTGCGCGCGAGGGGGCGCGCGTACGTCCGCTTCGCCCTCGACAACCCCGAGCACTACCGCGTGATCTTCATGACCAAGCACGACCGCGACATGACGCTGGAGGAGCTCACGTCGCCGGGGGAGGACGCGCGGGCGGGGGCGCGGGCGTTCGCGCACCTCGTCGGCGCGGTCGAGCGCGCCGCCGCCGCGGGGGCGATCGTCTCGCCGGCGCCGGTGCTGACGGCGATCCACCTCTGGTCCGGCTTCCACGGGCTGGTGTCGCTGCTGATCTCGGAGCCCGGCTTCCCATGGCCGCCCGTCGACGCGCTGGTCGAGTCGCTGCTCGACGCCCAGGAACGCGGCCTCCTCCCGCGGGCGTGACTTTTCGTGATCTTGGCGACGTTTGTGATGCCCGGGCAGCACGGACGTTGCCAAGATCACGAAATCAGGGCCGGGAACGCGGCCTCCTGCCCCGGACATAGACTCGGGCCATGCGACCGCGCCGGGTGCTCGTGACGGGAGTCTCCCGTTTCCTCGGCGGCCGGCTCGCCGCGCACCTCGCGGCCGATCCCGACATCGAGGCCGTCGTCGGCGTCGACACCGTGGAGCCCCGCGCGGACCTCGGCCGCACGCAGGTCGTCCGCGCCGACATCCGTTCCCCCAACATCGCCAAGATCATCGCCAACGCCGAGGTCGACACCGTCGTGCACCTCTCCGTCGTGGCGACGCCGCTCAT comes from the Frankiaceae bacterium genome and includes:
- a CDS encoding TetR/AcrR family transcriptional regulator, whose product is MTRTRAPRGQGARLHGEILAAAGRLLAERGDENAVSIRMIADAVGVTPPSIYLHFPDKDALIDAVCEERFREFDEALESASAGVSDPLEALRARGRAYVRFALDNPEHYRVIFMTKHDRDMTLEELTSPGEDARAGARAFAHLVGAVERAAAAGAIVSPAPVLTAIHLWSGFHGLVSLLISEPGFPWPPVDALVESLLDAQERGLLPRA